The genomic stretch GTCACCGGCAGTTGCATCAGGGCCGCGAGGCGGACCGCGGGTCGCATGTAGTCGGAGAACACCAGGAAGGTGCCGCCATACGGACGGGTGCCGCCGTGTAGCGCGATGCCGTTGAGGATGTTGCCCATCGCGTGCTCGCGGACGCCGAAGTGCAGCGTACGGCCGAACGGATTCCCCGGGAACGCGGTGGACTGCCGATCCTCTGGCAGGAACGACGGTTCGCCGTCCATCGTGGTGTTGTTCGAACCCGCGAGGTCGGCCGAACCGCCCCACAGTTCGGGCAGTACGGGAGCCAGCGCGCCCAGCACCTTGCCGGATGCGGCACGGGTGGCCAAGCCCTTGGGATCCGCATCGAACGTCGGGAGCGCATCGCTCCAGCCCGCCGGTAGGGAGCGGGTGCGCAGGCGCTGCAACAGTTCAGCGCGTTCCGGGTTCGCGGTGCGCCATGCGTCGAATTCGCGCTCCCACGCCTCGTGTGCGGCACGACCGCGATCAACGGCGCCACGGGCGTGCGCCAGCACGTCCTCCGGTACATCGAACGACTTTTGCGGATCCAGACCCAGCACGGTTTTCGTCGCGGCGACCTCTTCAGCGCCCAGCGCGGCGCCGTGCGAGGCGCCGGTGTTCTGCATCGTCGGTGCCGGCCACGCGATGATCGTGCGTAACTTGATGAACGAAGGGCGATCGGTGACCCGCTTGGCCTCGTTGATCGCGTCCTCGAGCGATTGCAGATTTTCCTGGTACCCGTCTGCGGTCGTCCAGTCCACGTTCAGCACGTGCCACCCCAGCGCCTCGTACCGGGCGGAGACGTCTTCGGTGAACGCGATCGACGTGTCGTCCTCGATCGAGATGTGGTTGTCGTCGTAGAGCACGACGAGGTTGCCCAACCGCTGCGTTCCGGCGATCGAGCACGCCTCGTTGGTCACGCCCTCCTGGACGTCGCCGTCGGAGGCAATCACGAAAATGTGGTGATCGAACGGGCTTTGCCCGGGCGCGGTATCGGGGTCGAGCAGACCGCGCTCGCGACGCGCCGCCATCGCCATTCCCACCGATGCGGCGAGCCCGGATCCGAGCGGCCCGGTGGTGATCTCCACACCGCTGGTGTGCCCATGTTCGGGGTGGCCAGGCGTGAGTGAACCCCAGGTGCGCAGAGCCTCAAGGTCGGCCAGTTCAAGGCCGAATCCCGCGAGGTAGAGCTGCACGTAGAGCGTGAGGCTGGAGTGACCGGCCGAGAGCACGAACCTGTCACGCCCCATCCAGTCGGGATCGCTGGGGTCGTGTCGCATCGCGCGCTGGAACAGGTAGTAAGCGGCGGGCGCGAGGCTCATCGCGGTGCCAGGGTGCCCGTTGCCGACCTTCTGGACCGCGTCCATCGCGAGGGCACGGGCGGTATCAATGGCCCGCCGGTCGAGGTCGGACCAGCCCTCCGGCAAGACCATGGGCGGGACGCTGCGGTCGGTCACAGCTGGGCTCCTTTGTTCATCTCTGGTCAGCGGGCGCAGATTTCCGCGGCGCCGCTCCCAGCCTAGTCCGGCGACGTGGGCGTTCCCGAACCGATCGGCTTCGGTTCGGTGAATCGAACGCGATTCGCCTCACAGGAATGTGCTCCGCGTGAGGGGTCACACTGTGCCGGTCGGTGCTGTTGGCGAGTGGTACGGGCTAGACTTGCACGCTGGCGCGCTATTTTTCTTGTTGCGCGCGATCTACGAACCTCTAGTAGAAGAGCGAACCCCCGTGCAACTCATCGTCTCGGCCAGGCAGCGCCCTTGTGCGCTCGCATGCGAGGCGACCGCATGAGCACGAAGACGATCGGTGCAGCGCCCCAATCCGAACCGCGTGGGAGCGCTCTGGATGTAGTGCGGGCATACGTTGCGCTGACGAAACCACGCATCATCGAGCAGCTGTTGATTACGACGGTGCCCGCGATGATGTTGGCCGCCGGGGGAGTGGGCAGTGTCTGGCTGATCGTGCAAACGTTGGTCGGCGGCATGTTGTCGGCCGGTTCGGCCAACTCGTTGAACTGTTACGTCGATCGCGATATCGATTCGGTGATGCACCGAACTCGCCGCCGACCGCTGGTGCGGCACGTGGTGGCGCCACGCAATGCGTTGGTGTTCGGTGTCGTGCTGGGTGTGCTCTCAACGGCAGTCTTCTGGTACTACACGACGCCGATGGCCACCGTGCTCAACGTGGTGGCGATCCTGCTGTACGTGGTCCTGTACACCATGATTCTCAAGCGGCGTACGTCGCAGAACATCGTGTGGGGCGGTGCGGCGGGCTGTATGCCGGTGTTGATCGGCTGGGCCGCGGTGACTGGAGATATCGCGTTAGCTCCGGTCATGATGTTCTTGGTGATCTTCTTCTGGACGCCGCCACACTTCTGGGCGTTGGCGATCAAGTACAAGGACGATTACGCGGCCGCGGGTGTACCGATGCTCCCGGTTGTTGCGAAGCCCCAGACCGTTACGGCGCAGATGCTGGGGCACGCGATCGCGATGGTGGCGTGTTCGGTGCTGCTGTGGCCGATCGCTACCGGGCCGGTGTACGGCGTGACAGTCACTGTGCTGGGCGCGTGGTTCTTGCTGGAAACCATCAAACTGCACGTGCAGACTGTCCGCGGTGCGCAGATCCGTCCTATGCGGGTGTTCCACATGTCGAACACCTACCTGACCTTGGTCTTCGTGCTGATCGCCGTCGACGCCGTTCTATAGACGGATCTGCACCTTTCACTCGTGGCGCATCCGTCACGTGTCGGCCACGTGCCATTCACCGTGTGCATAGCGTAAAGGAGCATCATCGTCGCCACGGCAATTGACGTGAGGGGGCAGTGTGGTGCGCGGCGAGGCGACGTCCCAACACATTTCGGCGATCCGCGATGCCCTCGCAGCGTTGTCGGCAGCGCCGATGCGGTTACCGAGCGTGCCATCCGCGCCATCGTTGGTCAGTAGACACGAGGAGGCCGTCCTCGCGGCCCGCCGACGGGTGGAGCTACTGCTGGAGCGGCTCGCGGCGATCGAGTCTCGCACCGGCGTACGTCGCCGCTAGCGGGTCTCGACACGGCGTGCCCGTCGTGCAGGCCGAACGCTATTCTGGTGCTATGACCGACGCAACCGCCGCCGACGAATCGGCCATCGTCCCCGCTCACGAGTCCGAGGAAGCTTCGACGGCCGCAAAGCGGCTCGGTCGGTTTGCATCGGCGCACGGCGGTGCGAAGTTCGTCTACGTCGAGCACATTTCGGCCTTCCGCAGTCGCATCGTCGTCGTTGCCGAGGACGGGCGCTATGGCGATCAGGTCGTTGGTTCGCACGAGACTGCGATGACGGCATGTGCGAGCGCGGGTTTTGACGTTCTCGAGGGCGAATGGGATCGCGACGCCGTGGGTGCGGTGCGCACCACCGGTTACGAGTGGGGCTTGATGGGCCGCGGGCGCACCGCCGGCAAGTAAGGCGCTGCAGTCGGCGAGCAAACAGATCGCGGATTCCACGTGAACTCCTGGCCGAACCGTCTCTGAGTGGCAGGTCAGCGCCTAGCCTGTTCAGTACAGCCCCTGTCACGGGGTTCGGGACGCTAGGAGAGCGACGTGAGCGCGTACACCCGGGTCCGACCGACGGCGAGCCGCAGTTCGTGGTGCGACGCTTCGGATGCTGTAGGCGATACCGAGGCTGCCGCGCACGGTTGGGAGCGGTTGGCCGATCTGCTCGACGTGCTGGTCGATGAGTACGAGCACCACCTCGGTACGGACGCCGACGCGATCGCCGCGCAGGCGGCATTAACCGACGTGCTGGACGGCTTCGATGTCGTCTCGGCGTCCGCCAGGCGCAACGCAGAGGTGCTCGATGATCTCGCGGTCGATCTGACCCTCGCGCACGCGCGGATGGCCGCTATCGGGCGCGAATCAGAAAACCTGAACGAACCGACTGCGTCGCGGCACTCGATGGCGCGGGCGGATCGTGAAGTGCAGCATCCGCTCGACGGCAGTATCGGTGAAGCGCGCGACCGTCTGAGGATCGCCGGCTAGAGCGACTCCGCCGGCTGCGCCATCTCGGAGCGCTCGGCCTGTCGAGCGCCGCCGAGGCGGACGTACCGAATTTCTTCGGCGACATAGGTAACGCAGGCCATCAGCACTGCCGCGAGCAAAAGATGTATGGCTACAAGTGCTTCAGGCAGGTTCGTGAAGTACTGGACATAGCCCACGACACCTTGAGCTAGTTCGACACCCACCATTGCCCAGGCGGCGCGTCGCAGCCTGTCGGCTCGCACGATGTAGCTGATGACCAGCACCGTGATGCTGATGCCGATCAGCAGGAAGACGGCGTCGGCGTGCAACTGAGATACGAATGCCGGGTCGAATCCGGTACGGCCGGCTTCGGGATCACCGGAATGCGGACCGGAGCCAGTGACGACGGTGCCGGCGGCGAGCGTGAGGTACGTGCTACCCAGCAGGATTCGGGCCAGCCAATGCATCGGTTTACTGGCGTACTCCGGCACCACTCGGTCGAGATTGCGGGCGCGGTTGTACAGCACGCCGCACCAGTAGATGATCACCATCGTCGCCATCAAGTGCGCCATCACCGTGTACGGGTTGAGGCCGGTGAGCACGGTGATTCCGCCGATCACGGCTTGCGCCGGAATGCCGAGCCCGATCAGGAATGCCAGGCGAGACATGTCCTTGCGGCGGGGCTCCAGGCGACGGATCACCAGCCATGCTGTGAGCGCAATCAGTGCCAGGACGAAGAAGAGAGTGCGATTGAGGAATTCGATGTAGGTATGTACCGGTGCTGCGGCGTGCGGCACGATGTTGCCGTCGTTGCAGGTTGGCCACTGTGCGCACCCGAGTCCGCTGCCGGTCAGTCGTACGACGCCGCCGGTGATGACGAGGACGATGTTTGCGGTCAGGTTGGCCAGAGCCAGCCGACGCACATTGGTCGCGGAGGCAGCGGGAAGAGGAATGCGCACGCCCCTAGAGTATGCGGCCTGTGAAGTGGAATCTTGTGTCGCGCGCCACGCCAGGCCTACCATTACCTCCACCGTCCCCGACCTGGGAGCGCACCATGAAGATCAGCGAGATACTCAGCACAAAGGGCGCCGAGGTTGTCACGATGGCGCCGGATGCGACTATTCGGGACCTCGTCGACGTGATGGCCCAGCACAACATCGGAGCGGTCATCGTCAGTGCCGACGGCGAGGTAATCGAAGGCATCGTTTCTGAACGCGACGTCGTGCGCCACTTGAGCGACATTCCGTCGCTCGAGGGCACGCCGGTGCGCGCCATCATGACCGCGGTCGTACAGACCACCACGCTCGGAAATTCGGTCGATGGGCTGCGGCGGCAAATGACTGATGCGCGCGTGAGGCACGTCCCGGTGATCGAGGACGGCCGTATGGTCGGCATCGTGAGCATTGGTGACGTCGTGAAGTCGTCGATCGACGAACTTGAGTTCGAACGCGATCAACTCTCGAAGTACGTCAGTCAGTAGTTGACGTCGGCATCGGCGCACCCGGCTCTCGCTTAGGTAAGGCGAGCCTCGCTATTAGTTAGGCATGCCTGTGTCGGTGAGGTCACGAAGTCGATGGAATCGCGACACCCCACTAATTAGGTAACATGGGTGTTGTGAAAATCGCTCCAGCCGCTACCGAAGCCGTCGCCGTTCCGGCGTCCGGCGATGGTGGCACGCGCGAGCGCATCATCGGGCTGCTGCTGAATCACGGCTCGCAGACCGTCTCCGAACTCGCGGCGGCGCTGCAACTGACAGCGGCCGGCGTACGGCGACATCTGGACGTGATGCTCAACGATGGCCTGGTCGCCGAAACGTCGATCGAGGCCGGTCGGCGCGGGCGTCCAGCACGGCGCTACGCGCTCACCGACGCGGCGAGAGACGACCTACCGCACACCTATGACGATCTCGCCGTATCGGCGTTACGACACATCGCGGCGGTCGCTGGTCGTCAGTCCGTTCGTGCGTTCGCGGACGAACAGGTCGTGGGTCTGGAACAACGGTGTCGTACCGCGATGGACGGAGCTGGCGACGATCCGCTCGCTCGTGCGGAGGCACTTGCGCGCGCCTTATCGGCAGAGGGCTACGCTGCGTCGGCGGAATCGCTGGCTTCTGGGGGGCAATTGTGCCAACGACATTGCCCCGTGGCGCACGTCGCCTCCGAGTTCCCCGAACTGTGTGAGGCCGAGACTGAGGTCATCGCGCGTTTGGTCGGCAGTCACGTGCAACGGCTAGCCACCATCGCGCGCGGCGACGGGGTCTGCACCACACACGTACCAGGTACCGGGCCGCTCACGCTTAGCGCGCGTGAGCGATCCTCGACCACCTAAACAGCACAACAAACTATCCACACGTAATTCTCGAGCATTCGATAGCGAAGGAACACGAGGTTCTCTGATGACCACCACCGAAGGCGTGCAGATCACTCAGGATGAGCACATTGAGGCCCTGAGTCGGTACAACTACGGCTGGCACGATTCCGATGACGCGGGCGCGATCGCGAAGCGTGGACTGTCCGAGCAGGTAGTTCGCGAGATTTCCGCGTTGAAGAATGAGCCCGAGTGGATGCTGAATACGCGGCTCAAGGCGCTGTCCTTGTTCGACAAAAAGCCGATGCCACAGTGGGGCGCCGACCTGTCCGGAATCGACTTCGACAACATCAAGTACTTCGTCCGCTCGACCGAGAAGCAGGCGGCGAGCTGGGACGACCTGCCCGAGGACATCAAGAACACCTACGACAAGCTCGGCATCCCGGAGGCGGAAAAGCAGCGCCTCGTTGCCGGTGTCGCGGCGCAGTACGAGTCGGAGGTCGTCTACCACCAGATCCGTGAGGACCTGGAGGAGCAGGGCGTCATCTTCGTTGACACCGACACCGGACTGCGCGATTACCCAGAACTGTTCCAGGAGTACTTCGGCTCGGTCATCCCCGCCGGGGATAACAAGTTCTCCGCGCTGAACACGGCCGTATGGTCCGGTGGCTCGTTCATCTATGTGCCGAAGGGCGTACACGTCGAGATTCCGCTGCAGGCCTACTTCCGGATCAACACCGAGAACATGGGGCAGTTCGAGCGGACCTTGATCATCGTCGATGAGGACGCCTACGTGCATTACGTCGAAGGATGCACCGCGCCGATCTACTCGTCGGACTCGCTGCACTCTGCGGTCGTGGAGATCGTCGTGAAGAAGGGCGCACGCTGCCGCTACACGACTATCCAGAACTGGTCGAACAACGTGTACAACCTCGTCACCAAGCGTGCCAACGCGCACGAGGGGGCGACCATGGAATGGATCGACGGCAATATCGGCTCCAAGGTCACCATGAAGTACCCGGCCGTGTTCATGCTCGGCGAGCACGCGCGCGGTGAGGTGTTGTCGGTGGCGTTCGCCGGTGAAGGGCAGCACCAGGACGCCGGTTCGAAGATGGTGCACCTCGCGCCGCACACCTCGTCCTCGATCATCTCGAAGTCGGTCGCGCGTGGTGGCGGTCGTGCGTCGTACCGCGGATTGGTCCGGGTCAACGCTCGCGCGGCCGGTTCGTCGTCGGTCGTGAAGTGTGATGCGTTGCTGGTCGATCAGATCAGCCGTTCGGACACCTATCCGTACGTCGATATTCGAAACGACGACGTGTCGATGGGTCACGAGGCGACGGTGACGAAGGTCAGCGAAGACCAGCTGTTCTACCTCATGTCGCGTGGCATGGAGGAGGACGAAGCGATGGCGATGATCGTGCGTGGGTTCGTCGAGCCGATCGCGAAGGAACTGCCGATGGAATACGCGCTCGAGCTGAACCGCCTCATCGAACTGCAGATGGAAGGCGCGGTGGGCTAACTGCCCGCGTGGCGCGGAGGGTTGCCGCGCCGCACAGCAGTAGTTACCAGCGGCCACCACACGAGAGAAGAAGAGAATGACTGCTACCGATATCCCTGCCGTGGCGCAGGCGATCGAGACGACCGACAAGGTCCTGTCCCACCTGCACCCCGAAGGCTCCACCGACGTCGCCGATCACGCGATTCCGTCAGGGCACGAGGAGATCTGGCGATTCACCCCGATGCGCCGGATGCGCGATCTGCACAAAGATGCGGCGTTCGGCGGACAGATCGAGGTGTCGATCGAAAAGCCTGCCGAGGTTGCTGCGGAGGTCTCTGCGGCGGCTACTGACCAGCAAGGTGTCACCGGGTTCCTGCCGACAGATCGAGTGACCGCGCGCGCGTGGCATGCCGCCGACGAGGTACGCACCATCACCGTGCCCAGCGACGTCGTCCTGGATGAGCCAGTAGTCGTGCGGCACACCGGCAGCGATGCCGGTGCCGCGGTCGCGGCGCACACCGTCGTGGTCGCCGGCAAGTTCAGCAAATCGACGATCGTGTTCGACTTTCAGGGCTCGAGCACCTTGGCCGACACCGTCGAGTTCCTGGTTGAGGACGGCTCACAACTAACCGTCGTCGTTGTCGACGATTGGGCGGACGACGGTTTCCACCACTCTGCGCAGCACGCGCGGATCGGTCGTGACGCCCAGTTCAAGCACATCGCGGTGACCTTCGGCGGGGATCTCGTCCGCGCGAACACGTCCGTGTCGTACGCCGGACCAGGTGGCCAGGCAGAACTGCTGGGCATCTATTTCGCCGATGCCGGGCAGCACATCGAACACCGTCTGTTCGTCGATCACGACGCGCCAAAGACCAAGAGCAACGTCGACTACAAGGGCGCACTACAGGGTAAGGACGCGCACACCGTGTGGATCGGTGACGTTCTGATCCGCAAGGTCGCCGAAGGTATCGAGACCTACGAGGCAAACCGCAACCTGGTGCTCACCGAGGGATGCCGCGCCGATTCGGTACCGAACCTGGAGATCGAGACCGGTGAGATCGAGGGCGCCGGGCACGCCTCGACCACTGGCCGGTTTGACGACGAGCAGTTGTTCTACCTGCAGTCGCGCGGTATTCCGGCCGAGGAGGCCCGCCGACTCGTCGTACGCGGATTCTTCGCCGACATCATTCGGAAAATCGGCATCCCGTCGATCGAGGAGAAGCTCATCGAGGCCGTCGAGGTCGAGCTCGCCCGATCGAACGCCTAAGACATTCCAGCCATACATCGAAATTTTCAGGAGAACAGCAACCGTGGCAACGCTTGAGATCCGCGATCTGCACGTCAGTGTCAACACCGAAACCGGTGCCAAGCCCATTCTTAAGGGCGTCAATCTCACGATTAAGCAGGGCGAAACGCACGCCATCATGGGCCCGAACGGCTCGGGCAAGTCGACGCTGGCCTACAGCGTCGCGGGCCACCCGAAGTACACGATCACCTCAGGTGAAGTGCTGCTGGACGGAGAGGACGTCCTGGGCATGACGGTCGATGAGCGTGCCCGGGCAGGCATGTTCCTGGCGATGCAGTACCCGGTCGAGGTGCCAGGCGTGTCGGTGGCCAACTTCCTGCGCACCGCAGCCACCGCCGTACGCGGTGAGGCGCCGAAGCTGCGCACCTGGGTCAAGGAAGTCAAGGAAGCGATGACTGACCTCAAGATGGACCCCGAGTTCAGCGAGCGGTCGGTGAATGAAGGCTTCTCCGGCGGTGAGAAGAAGCGTCACGAGATTCTGCAGATGGAACTGCTGAAGCCGAAGGTCGCGATCCTCGACGAGACGGACTCGGGTCTGGATATCGACGCGCTGCGTGTCGTGTCCGAGGGAGTCAATCGGGTACACGCAGCCGGTGACACGGCGACCGTGCTGATCACGCACTACACGCGAATCCTGCGCTACGTGAAGCCGGACTACGTGCACGTGTTTGCCGGCGGCAAGGTCGTCGAGTCCGGTGGTCCGGAACTGGCTGAAGAGCTTGAGGCCAACGGTTACGAGCGTTTCGTGAACGTGGGCGCCGAGGCGTGAACACACCGGCGTCGTACGACGTGACGGAGGTCCGTAAGGATTTTCCGATCTTCTCGCGCGTCTTCGACGACGGCGTGCCGCTGGTATATCTGGATTCGGCGAACACCTCGCAGAAGCCGCAGTCGGTGATCGATGTGATGAGTGATCATTTCGCTCATCACAACGCCAATGTGGCGCGCGCCATGCATCGCCTCGGTGCGGAGTCCACCGAGGCGATGGAAGGCGCGCGGGCGCGGCTCGCTCAGTTCATCGGTGCGGCGCGGCCCGAGGAAATCGTGTTCACCAAGAACGCGTCCGAGGCGCTGAACCTGCTCGCTCGCACGATGGGCGATGTGCGAGGCGATCTCGAACTACGCGCCGGCGATGAGATCGTGATTTCCGAGATGGAACATCACTCGAATATCGTGCCCTGGCAATTGCTGGCCGAACGTACCGGTGCGGTGTTGCGGTGGTTCGAGATCACCGACGAGGGTCGTCTTGACCTCAGCGGTATCGACGAGTTGATCAATGAGCGCACCAAGATCGTGTCGATCACTCACGTGTCCAACATGTTGGGCACGATCAACCCGATCCGCGCGATCGCTGACAAGGCGCACTCCGTCGGTGCGCTGATGTTCGTTGACGCGTCGCAGGCCGTACCGCAAATGCCGTACGACGTGGCCTCGCTCGGCGCGGATGCTGTCGCGTTCACTGGTCACAAGATGCTGGGACCGACCGGTATCGGCGTGCTCTGGGCCCGGTACGACCTGCTCGATCAGCTCCCGCCGTTCCTCGGCGGCGGCGAAATGATCGAAATCGTGAAGATGAGCGGATCGACGTACGCACCTCCGCCGGCACGATTCGAAGCGGGGACTCCGCCGATCGTGCAGATCATTGGGCTCGGTGCTGCGGTGGACTACCTCGAGAATCTGGGGATGAACGCGGTTGCTGAGCACGAGCGTGAGTTGACGGCGTACACGCTTGATGCGCTGCAGACGGTGAAGGGCGTGCGCATTCTGGGCCCGACCACGACTGAAGATCGTGGGGGAGCGGTGAGTTTCGAACTCGCCGAGGTGCACCCGCACGACGTCGGGCAGATCCTCGATTCACACGGGGTCGCTATCCGTGGTGGGCATCACTGCGCGCGACCGGTGCACGAACGATACGGTGTGGCCGCGTCGAATCGCGTGTCGCCCTATCTTTATTCGACGACCGCGGAAATAGATGTGCTCATCGAGGGGTTAGAGAAGGTCAAGGCCTTCTTCCGCGTGAGCTACTAGGAGCATTTGGTGCAGGTTGAGTCGATGTACCAGGAAATCATCCTGGATCACTACAAGAACCCGCAGGGCAAAGGGCTGCGCGAGCCTTTTGGCGGCGAGGCTCATCACGTCAACCCGTCGTGTGGCGACGAGGTGACGTTGCGTGTGCAGCTATCGGATGACGGCACTGTCGTCGATGATGTGTCGTACGACGGGGTCGGCTGCTCCATCAGCCAAGCGTCGGTGTCGGTACTGCACGAACTCGTCACCGGCCGCTCCGTCGACGATGCGTTTGAGAAGATGTCGGCATTTACCGAACTCATGCAGAGCAAGGGAGCGGCCGAACCGGACGAGGATGTGCTGGAGGACGGCGTGGCGTTCGTCGGCGTCGCGAAGTTCCCATCCAGAATCAAATGTGCGTTGCTGGGTTGGATGGCTTTCAAAGACGCCGCAGCGCGCGCGGGTGCTGCCGTACCAGAGGGGAAGTAAGACATGTCCGAGGATACGAAAACAGCGAAGCTCGACGATCTGGAAGAGGCACTGCGCGACGTAGTTGATCCTGAGCTCGGGATCAACGTGGTCGACCTCGGCCTGGTCTACGGCATGGACATCGACGACAGTGACGTCGCGACGGTCGATATGACCCTGACGTCCGCTGCCTGTCCGCTGACTGACGTGATCGAAGAGCAGGTCAACCAGGCCGTCACCGGCGGTCCCGGCCCTGGGTTGTGTGCTGACGTCAAGATCAACTGGGTCTGGATGCCGCCGTGGTCGATGGACAAGATCACTGACGATGGTCGCGAGCAATTACGCGCACTCGGTTTCAACATCTAACCCGAGGTGGCGTTCCGTTCGTCCGACAGGTCATTCCTTCGGCTGCCCGAGAAGATCCTGTCGCCCGTTCGCTCGCTCGCGGTTCGCATCGGAATCGCGCTGCTGTTGGTGGCTATCGTGGTCTTCGCGGTATACATCGATCGAGATGGATATCGAGACGTCGATGATGCGGGCGTGGACCTGCTGGATGCGGTGTATTACACGACAGTGACGATGACGACCACCGGATACGGCGACATCACGCCGGTGTCGGACTCCGCGCGCATGGTGAATATCGTGCTGATTACCCCGCTGCGCGTCATGTTCCTGATCCTGCTGGTCGGGACCACGTTGGAAGTGTTGGCTAGTCAGGGACGCGAGCGTGTTCGTCTGGCTCGCTGGAGGAAGCACATGCACAAGCACGTCGTCGTGGTCGGATACGGCACGAAAGGCCGCTCCGCCGTCTCCACCTTGCTGAGCACCGGCAAGGATGCCGATCACATCTTGGTGATTGATCCTTCCGATCAAGCGACCCGTCAGGCGCAGGCCGATGGTGTCGCATCGATCGTCGGTGATGGCTCGCGGCGCGAAGTACTCGAGCGTGCGCACGTAGCGGACGCCGAGAAAATCATCATCACCGCCAACCGCGACGACACCGCTGTGCTGGTCACGTTGACCGCACGCCAACTCAATGCGGACGCGCACATCATTGCGGCTGTACGCGAGCAGAGCAACGTTCACCTGTTGCGGCAGAGCGGCGCGGACAATGTGGTGACATCCTCGGATTCGATCGGCCGGATGTTGGCCATCGCGTCGATAAATCCCGGCCTGGCGGATGTTCTCGATGACTTGCTCAGCCCCGGCGAAGGCCTCGAAGTTACCGGCCGCCCGGTGCATCCGGACGAGGTAGGACGTTCGCCGAAGTGGTGTTCGGATCAGGTGATGGCCGTCCTACGTGGCGGTCAGCGATACCGGTTCTACGACGATGAGGTCGCCTCGTTGCTGCCGAACGACACGCTCATCGTCGTCCGCGACGGTTCACGGCACCGGCCCCCGCCCGAATAGCGGGCGGCCAGAGCCAATGACGGCTCGGTGATCGCCGAGCCGCTGTCTCAGAATGCGCTCAACACAAGGCCCGGTGGCAACATGACGAGCACTATCGCGGCGATGATCATCGCCGCGGCGAAGTAACCCTGCGCTTGACGAGTCCGTAGCAATTGCGTGCGACGTACCCGCCACAGCAACGCCGCGGCAACAGCGGCGCCGGCGAGGAGCGTGATCAGCGTGACGGCCAGGTTGGCGTCATACGCGATATGCAGCGAGAGAAACACCGCGACCCCGATCAGCAGTCCGAATCCGGCCGATCGCGGTGCGAGCCATCGATTGATCAGCATGCCACCTCCCTAAGCTCCGTGCGGCACTTTACACTCGGTGCGAT from Cumulibacter soli encodes the following:
- a CDS encoding heme o synthase, which translates into the protein MSTKTIGAAPQSEPRGSALDVVRAYVALTKPRIIEQLLITTVPAMMLAAGGVGSVWLIVQTLVGGMLSAGSANSLNCYVDRDIDSVMHRTRRRPLVRHVVAPRNALVFGVVLGVLSTAVFWYYTTPMATVLNVVAILLYVVLYTMILKRRTSQNIVWGGAAGCMPVLIGWAAVTGDIALAPVMMFLVIFFWTPPHFWALAIKYKDDYAAAGVPMLPVVAKPQTVTAQMLGHAIAMVACSVLLWPIATGPVYGVTVTVLGAWFLLETIKLHVQTVRGAQIRPMRVFHMSNTYLTLVFVLIAVDAVL
- a CDS encoding helix-turn-helix transcriptional regulator gives rise to the protein MKIAPAATEAVAVPASGDGGTRERIIGLLLNHGSQTVSELAAALQLTAAGVRRHLDVMLNDGLVAETSIEAGRRGRPARRYALTDAARDDLPHTYDDLAVSALRHIAAVAGRQSVRAFADEQVVGLEQRCRTAMDGAGDDPLARAEALARALSAEGYAASAESLASGGQLCQRHCPVAHVASEFPELCEAETEVIARLVGSHVQRLATIARGDGVCTTHVPGTGPLTLSARERSSTT
- a CDS encoding CBS domain-containing protein; translation: MKISEILSTKGAEVVTMAPDATIRDLVDVMAQHNIGAVIVSADGEVIEGIVSERDVVRHLSDIPSLEGTPVRAIMTAVVQTTTLGNSVDGLRRQMTDARVRHVPVIEDGRMVGIVSIGDVVKSSIDELEFERDQLSKYVSQ
- the sufB gene encoding Fe-S cluster assembly protein SufB, whose product is MTTTEGVQITQDEHIEALSRYNYGWHDSDDAGAIAKRGLSEQVVREISALKNEPEWMLNTRLKALSLFDKKPMPQWGADLSGIDFDNIKYFVRSTEKQAASWDDLPEDIKNTYDKLGIPEAEKQRLVAGVAAQYESEVVYHQIREDLEEQGVIFVDTDTGLRDYPELFQEYFGSVIPAGDNKFSALNTAVWSGGSFIYVPKGVHVEIPLQAYFRINTENMGQFERTLIIVDEDAYVHYVEGCTAPIYSSDSLHSAVVEIVVKKGARCRYTTIQNWSNNVYNLVTKRANAHEGATMEWIDGNIGSKVTMKYPAVFMLGEHARGEVLSVAFAGEGQHQDAGSKMVHLAPHTSSSIISKSVARGGGRASYRGLVRVNARAAGSSSVVKCDALLVDQISRSDTYPYVDIRNDDVSMGHEATVTKVSEDQLFYLMSRGMEEDEAMAMIVRGFVEPIAKELPMEYALELNRLIELQMEGAVG
- a CDS encoding COX15/CtaA family protein, translating into MRIPLPAASATNVRRLALANLTANIVLVITGGVVRLTGSGLGCAQWPTCNDGNIVPHAAAPVHTYIEFLNRTLFFVLALIALTAWLVIRRLEPRRKDMSRLAFLIGLGIPAQAVIGGITVLTGLNPYTVMAHLMATMVIIYWCGVLYNRARNLDRVVPEYASKPMHWLARILLGSTYLTLAAGTVVTGSGPHSGDPEAGRTGFDPAFVSQLHADAVFLLIGISITVLVISYIVRADRLRRAAWAMVGVELAQGVVGYVQYFTNLPEALVAIHLLLAAVLMACVTYVAEEIRYVRLGGARQAERSEMAQPAESL
- the tkt gene encoding transketolase → MTDRSVPPMVLPEGWSDLDRRAIDTARALAMDAVQKVGNGHPGTAMSLAPAAYYLFQRAMRHDPSDPDWMGRDRFVLSAGHSSLTLYVQLYLAGFGLELADLEALRTWGSLTPGHPEHGHTSGVEITTGPLGSGLAASVGMAMAARRERGLLDPDTAPGQSPFDHHIFVIASDGDVQEGVTNEACSIAGTQRLGNLVVLYDDNHISIEDDTSIAFTEDVSARYEALGWHVLNVDWTTADGYQENLQSLEDAINEAKRVTDRPSFIKLRTIIAWPAPTMQNTGASHGAALGAEEVAATKTVLGLDPQKSFDVPEDVLAHARGAVDRGRAAHEAWEREFDAWRTANPERAELLQRLRTRSLPAGWSDALPTFDADPKGLATRAASGKVLGALAPVLPELWGGSADLAGSNNTTMDGEPSFLPEDRQSTAFPGNPFGRTLHFGVREHAMGNILNGIALHGGTRPYGGTFLVFSDYMRPAVRLAALMQLPVTYVWTHDSVGLGEDGPTHQPIEHLAALRAIPGLDVVRPGDANETAAAWRAVLEHTDRPAGLALSRQAVPTLDRSVLASADLVSRGGYVLKDTEGTPDVILIGTGSELHLAVQAAEALAAEGVAARVVSMPCLEWFDAQDVEYRDAVLPPAIRARVSVEAGTAMPWYRLLGEAGRAVAIEHFGASAAAGVLFEKFGFTTEAVVSAARDSIRAAGADAS